In candidate division KSB1 bacterium, a genomic segment contains:
- a CDS encoding DUF5605 domain-containing protein, which translates to MARQFLKLIVLVCWSQAVLAGSQPSAVEKWDIFEVALSGPETGNPFIGVVLQGIFRQGQREFRVDGFYDGGGVYRIRFMPDSEGLWEYETVSNRRELHGHRGQFLCTPPSPGNHGPVRVRNRFHFAYADGTPFYPFGTTCYGWLFEPESLRLQTLSTLAHSPFNKVRFLVLPAYSEDYLRGPRRLDHFPFEGTPPDGWDFSRFDPEFFRRIEWGVSRLRDLGIEADLILFRPYDHGRFGFDTMDDETNQRFIRYVVARLAAYRNVWWCLANEQSFIRHLREEDWDRYFQLLAARDPYGHLRSIHNADQLYDYRKPWVTHVALQYYNVCRSFGAAALVRDIYGKPIVNDEINYEGNISRRWGQLSGEEMVYRFWLAYIGGTYASHGETIDTGTGIEWTSEGGSLHGQSPPRIAFLRQIVESGPQEGLEPLDHYYVMNLAGKYGEYYLLYFGKEPVREWEFRLPDDGLEDGMRFRVEIIDTWNMTIRPVKGEFIVQRADSYTFRAVNRPRVKLPGRPYMALRIRRVHGGP; encoded by the coding sequence ATGGCGCGGCAATTCTTGAAGCTCATCGTCCTTGTCTGCTGGAGCCAGGCTGTTCTGGCTGGCTCCCAGCCGTCTGCCGTAGAGAAGTGGGACATTTTCGAGGTGGCGCTTTCTGGTCCGGAGACGGGGAATCCGTTTATCGGCGTTGTGCTGCAGGGCATCTTCCGTCAGGGCCAGCGAGAGTTCCGGGTGGACGGCTTCTACGACGGTGGGGGCGTGTACCGGATCCGCTTCATGCCGGACTCAGAGGGGCTCTGGGAGTACGAGACCGTGAGCAACCGCCGGGAGCTCCACGGTCACCGCGGCCAGTTTCTTTGCACCCCGCCTTCGCCTGGAAATCACGGTCCGGTGCGGGTGCGCAACCGCTTCCACTTCGCCTACGCCGATGGCACCCCCTTCTACCCCTTCGGAACCACCTGCTACGGCTGGCTCTTTGAGCCCGAGTCGCTTCGTCTGCAGACGCTGAGCACGCTGGCCCATTCGCCTTTCAACAAGGTCCGCTTCCTCGTGCTTCCTGCCTACAGCGAAGACTACCTCCGAGGGCCGCGGCGCCTGGACCACTTCCCCTTCGAAGGGACACCTCCGGACGGCTGGGACTTTTCCCGCTTCGATCCGGAGTTCTTCCGGCGGATCGAGTGGGGCGTGAGCCGGCTCCGGGACCTGGGCATCGAGGCCGATCTGATTCTCTTCCGCCCCTACGACCACGGCAGGTTCGGCTTCGACACCATGGACGACGAGACCAACCAGCGCTTCATCCGGTATGTCGTGGCGCGGCTGGCCGCCTATCGCAACGTGTGGTGGTGCCTGGCCAATGAACAGAGCTTCATCCGACACCTGAGGGAGGAGGATTGGGACCGCTATTTCCAGCTTCTTGCCGCTCGCGATCCCTACGGTCACCTGCGGTCCATCCACAACGCCGACCAGCTCTACGACTACCGGAAGCCCTGGGTCACCCACGTCGCGCTCCAGTATTACAACGTGTGCCGCAGCTTCGGCGCCGCTGCCCTCGTGCGCGATATCTACGGCAAACCCATCGTCAACGACGAGATCAATTACGAAGGGAACATCAGCCGTCGTTGGGGACAGCTTTCGGGCGAAGAGATGGTGTACCGCTTCTGGCTGGCGTACATTGGGGGCACCTACGCCAGCCATGGGGAGACGATCGACACCGGCACCGGCATCGAGTGGACCTCGGAGGGAGGCTCCCTGCACGGCCAAAGTCCTCCCCGCATCGCCTTCTTGCGCCAGATCGTGGAATCTGGACCCCAGGAAGGCCTGGAACCCCTCGACCACTACTACGTGATGAACCTCGCCGGCAAGTACGGCGAGTACTACCTGCTCTACTTCGGCAAGGAGCCGGTGCGGGAATGGGAGTTCCGCCTTCCGGACGACGGTCTCGAAGACGGGATGCGGTTTCGCGTCGAGATCATTGACACCTGGAACATGACGATTCGGCCTGTGAAGGGCGAGTTCATCGTTCAACGGGCGGATTCTTACACCTTCCGCGCCGTTAACCGACCTCGGGTCAAGCTGCCGGGCCGACCGTACATGGCCTTGCGTATCCGACGGGTGCACGGAGGACCGTGA
- a CDS encoding copper-translocating P-type ATPase, translated as ISLGSLVALATGPLSLSLPVADYSGLAAMIVAVHLTGRYLEAKARSRSSRAVRRLLELGARSARVLRDGREVDVPIAEVRVGDVMIVRPGEKIPTDGLVIEGEGSVDESMATGESMPLAKKPGDFVIGATVNLDGFLHVRATRVGSDTFLAQMIRLVQECQTSRVPVQEFADRVTAVFVPIVLGVALLTLFLWLVLPGTMVRLVSLGSFLPWVNADLGRWTLAVVSIVAVLVIACPCALGLATPTALMVASGLGAEHGILIRSGEALQLLPRLKTVVFDKTGTLTSGKPEVTEVVPAPGWEEKALLRVAAGAERGSEHPIARAVLAEAERRGIDVPKPSGFQVERGRGVRAWVEGREVHVGSEAFLRDAGVEVAALTRAGEEVQRQGKTAVLVAVDRALAGLLAVGDPLRPEARPVVEELHRMGIRTVLLTGDHQLAAAAVADALGVDEAVAEVMPQQKLEMVRRLRAQRAPLAFVGDGINDAPALAQADVGIAVGSGTDVALEASDVILVRSDLRGLLEAIRLSRVAFRKIRQNLFWAFAYNVVMIPAAMAGWMHPLLAEIAMACSSLTVITNANLLRRVRLRASA; from the coding sequence TTATCTCCCTCGGTTCCCTTGTCGCGTTGGCAACCGGGCCGCTCTCGTTGAGCTTGCCGGTTGCGGACTATTCGGGCCTGGCGGCCATGATCGTGGCTGTCCATCTCACGGGCCGCTACCTGGAGGCAAAGGCGCGAAGCCGATCGTCGCGGGCAGTCCGTCGTCTCCTGGAGCTGGGAGCGAGGTCGGCGCGGGTGCTGCGAGATGGGCGGGAAGTCGATGTCCCCATCGCCGAAGTCCGCGTGGGGGACGTGATGATCGTTCGCCCGGGCGAGAAGATCCCGACGGACGGCCTAGTGATCGAAGGCGAGGGCAGTGTAGACGAGTCGATGGCCACCGGCGAGTCGATGCCCCTGGCCAAGAAGCCCGGCGATTTCGTAATCGGTGCGACGGTAAATCTCGATGGTTTTCTCCACGTGCGGGCCACGCGTGTGGGCAGCGACACTTTCCTGGCCCAAATGATCCGCCTCGTGCAGGAATGCCAGACCTCACGCGTGCCTGTGCAGGAGTTTGCGGACCGGGTCACGGCCGTGTTCGTGCCAATCGTTCTCGGTGTGGCTCTTCTGACCCTTTTCCTCTGGCTTGTTCTCCCCGGTACGATGGTCCGACTCGTGTCCCTTGGCTCTTTTCTCCCGTGGGTAAACGCTGACCTTGGCCGCTGGACTTTGGCCGTGGTGTCGATCGTGGCGGTGCTGGTTATCGCTTGCCCATGTGCCCTGGGCCTGGCCACTCCTACGGCCCTGATGGTGGCCAGCGGACTTGGTGCCGAGCACGGAATTCTGATCCGTTCAGGGGAGGCACTCCAACTCCTGCCGCGTCTGAAAACGGTCGTCTTTGACAAGACGGGTACCCTTACGTCCGGAAAGCCCGAGGTGACGGAGGTTGTCCCTGCACCGGGGTGGGAAGAGAAGGCGCTTCTCCGCGTAGCGGCTGGCGCGGAGAGGGGAAGCGAGCACCCTATCGCCCGCGCGGTGTTAGCGGAAGCCGAAAGGCGAGGGATCGACGTGCCCAAACCGAGCGGCTTCCAGGTGGAAAGGGGCCGAGGGGTGAGAGCCTGGGTGGAAGGCCGGGAAGTACATGTCGGCAGCGAGGCATTCCTCCGCGATGCCGGTGTGGAGGTCGCGGCGCTCACAAGAGCTGGGGAGGAGGTCCAGCGCCAGGGTAAGACGGCCGTGCTTGTGGCCGTCGATCGTGCCCTCGCCGGCCTGCTGGCTGTGGGTGACCCTTTGCGACCCGAGGCGCGGCCCGTGGTGGAGGAGCTCCATCGGATGGGTATTCGCACGGTCCTCCTCACCGGGGATCACCAGCTCGCTGCGGCTGCCGTTGCCGACGCCCTGGGGGTGGACGAGGCGGTGGCCGAGGTGATGCCTCAGCAGAAGTTGGAGATGGTGCGAAGACTGCGTGCCCAGCGAGCGCCGCTTGCCTTTGTCGGCGATGGGATCAACGATGCCCCCGCCCTCGCGCAGGCGGATGTGGGCATTGCCGTCGGCTCGGGAACCGACGTAGCACTCGAGGCCAGCGATGTGATCCTCGTCCGGAGCGACTTGCGCGGCCTCCTCGAGGCCATCCGACTGAGCCGAGTTGCCTTCCGCAAGATTCGTCAGAACCTTTTCTGGGCCTTCGCCTACAACGTGGTCATGATTCCGGCCGCGATGGCGGGTTGGATGCACCCCCTGCTGGCAGAGATCGCCATGGCCTGCTCCTCCCTCACCGTGATCACCAATGCGAACCTCCTGCGCCGCGTTCGTCTGCGCGCATCCGCCTGA
- a CDS encoding trehalase family glycosidase, translated as MSTARNRWGQEGRSRAALLCFAVSLSSCVPLPASPGGDSAAVLSPTDFAPYVAAFNAIDVAAEESEIPNPAVLEWMAPRIPYFDCPDSLLETIYYFRWWTYRKHIRRTPLGYVITEFILPVKHAGPHNTISCALGHHIYEGRWLRDQTYVRDYIRFWLRGHDGGPQPHLHRYSNWLGDAVYAHYLVHADTGFVLDLLEDLVRDYLAWETERLSPQGLFWQYDVRDGMEESISGSRTAKHRRPTINSYMYANARAIAALASLAGRQDLAEQFVRRAQVLKEAVEKLLWDPQDLFFKVRLEGEGLSDAREAIGFIPWQFCLPDDREDFGRAWLQLTDTLGFWAPWGLTTAERRHPRFRSHGVGSCEWDGAVWPFATSQTLTALANLLHHYRHHPVSREVFFEALRTYARSHQKRGQPYLGEYLDEKTGAWLRDEPRSRYYNHSTFCDLVITGLIGLIPRADDTLEVDPLLPAERWDFFCLDHLPYHGHILTILWDCTGQRYGRGAGFRVFADGILLTSAPRLTRIRCRLPR; from the coding sequence ATGTCCACGGCCAGGAACCGCTGGGGACAAGAGGGCAGAAGCAGGGCCGCGCTGCTCTGCTTTGCCGTTTCCCTCAGCTCCTGCGTGCCGCTTCCGGCAAGCCCAGGCGGCGACTCTGCGGCAGTCCTGAGCCCAACCGACTTTGCTCCCTACGTCGCCGCCTTCAACGCCATCGACGTGGCCGCCGAGGAATCGGAGATCCCCAATCCCGCCGTCCTGGAATGGATGGCCCCCCGTATCCCGTACTTCGATTGTCCGGATTCGCTCCTCGAGACGATCTACTACTTCCGTTGGTGGACCTACCGTAAGCACATCCGGCGTACGCCGCTCGGCTACGTGATCACCGAGTTCATCCTTCCAGTGAAGCACGCGGGGCCTCACAACACGATCAGCTGCGCCCTCGGCCACCACATCTACGAGGGGCGCTGGTTGCGGGATCAAACCTACGTGCGCGACTACATTCGATTCTGGCTTCGTGGACACGATGGCGGTCCTCAACCGCACCTCCACCGCTACAGCAATTGGCTTGGCGACGCCGTCTACGCGCACTACCTGGTCCACGCCGACACCGGTTTCGTTTTGGATCTCTTGGAGGATCTTGTGCGCGACTACCTCGCCTGGGAGACGGAGCGCCTGAGCCCGCAGGGCCTCTTCTGGCAGTACGATGTTCGCGATGGAATGGAGGAGTCCATCAGCGGCTCGCGAACCGCCAAGCACCGGCGTCCCACCATCAACTCTTACATGTATGCCAATGCGAGGGCCATTGCCGCTCTGGCCTCTCTGGCTGGCCGGCAGGATCTCGCCGAGCAATTTGTCCGCAGGGCACAGGTCCTCAAGGAGGCGGTCGAGAAACTGCTCTGGGACCCGCAGGACCTGTTCTTCAAGGTCCGTCTGGAGGGGGAGGGCCTTTCGGATGCCCGAGAGGCGATCGGGTTCATCCCCTGGCAGTTCTGCCTCCCCGATGACCGGGAGGACTTTGGCCGAGCCTGGCTTCAGCTCACCGATACCCTGGGTTTCTGGGCCCCATGGGGGCTCACTACTGCTGAGCGTCGCCATCCCCGTTTCCGGTCGCACGGGGTGGGATCCTGCGAATGGGACGGGGCTGTGTGGCCCTTCGCCACCTCCCAAACCCTCACGGCCCTGGCTAATCTGCTTCACCATTACCGCCACCACCCCGTGTCGCGAGAGGTCTTCTTCGAGGCCTTGCGCACCTACGCCCGCAGTCATCAGAAACGGGGGCAGCCCTACCTGGGAGAGTACCTGGACGAGAAGACGGGCGCCTGGCTCCGGGACGAGCCCCGCAGTCGCTACTACAACCATTCCACCTTCTGCGACCTGGTGATCACCGGGCTGATCGGCCTCATCCCGCGTGCCGACGATACCCTGGAGGTGGATCCCCTTCTGCCGGCCGAGAGGTGGGATTTCTTCTGTCTGGACCATTTACCCTACCACGGCCACATCCTCACCATCCTTTGGGATTGCACCGGGCAGCGGTACGGCCGCGGCGCGGGCTTTCGCGTCTTCGCCGATGGGATCCTCCTGACCAGCGCCCCACGCCTCACGCGCATCCGGTGTCGCCTGCCCCGGTGA
- a CDS encoding DUF2851 family protein has protein sequence MKVQEPAAESFLHRLWEEQLAGRKLFTVDGRTVEILSPGTRNFDAGPDYRDAIVRLDGQLMHGDIEIHPSVGDWVRHGHDRDPAYNRVILHIVTAGCPEGAQTVRADGVRVPIVDLDRHLPRPAEELEGEPSRLTGKGKPPMVCALAQADPEQKLLVIEQASVQRLEYKAERFREERQYADWEEVAYRGLLEALGYAKNQIPARALAERLPVHDLRHFSQRLPDPEAVVHVQAWLLGASGLLEAAPGASEPAVAEFVRLQRSLWEGYPNRRKVDSLAAADWRFFRLRPANFPTRRLAAMAVLIVRHRLEGFVGSWARLLEATSHMPARLPRELEKTLVVPAFGFWEQRDCFLTGKRLREGSAPLLLGRDRARDIVVNVVLPLLCAYAEESGDGALRAVAERTYRTYPRLPENEILRAMRARLWEELCEARQAVRTAAQQQGLIHLYKFGCRLGDCSFCQALI, from the coding sequence ATGAAGGTTCAGGAACCTGCAGCGGAATCCTTTCTTCATCGCCTGTGGGAGGAACAACTGGCCGGGCGCAAGCTCTTCACTGTGGACGGTCGGACGGTGGAAATCCTCTCCCCGGGCACGCGCAACTTCGACGCAGGTCCCGACTACCGGGACGCGATCGTCCGCCTCGACGGCCAGCTGATGCACGGCGACATTGAGATCCACCCCAGCGTGGGGGACTGGGTTCGTCACGGACACGATCGCGATCCGGCGTACAACCGGGTGATCCTGCACATCGTCACCGCCGGATGCCCAGAGGGAGCACAGACCGTGCGAGCGGACGGAGTCCGGGTGCCCATCGTGGACCTGGACCGTCACCTGCCGCGTCCGGCGGAGGAATTGGAGGGAGAGCCGTCGCGGCTTACCGGGAAGGGCAAGCCACCGATGGTCTGTGCTCTCGCACAGGCCGATCCCGAACAGAAGCTTCTGGTCATCGAACAGGCTTCGGTTCAGCGTCTGGAGTACAAGGCCGAGCGATTCCGGGAGGAGCGCCAGTATGCGGACTGGGAAGAGGTGGCCTACCGCGGGCTCCTCGAGGCGCTGGGATACGCGAAAAACCAGATTCCAGCCCGCGCACTGGCGGAGCGGTTGCCGGTGCACGATCTTCGCCATTTCTCCCAACGCCTTCCGGACCCGGAGGCGGTGGTCCACGTTCAGGCCTGGCTTCTTGGAGCCTCCGGTCTCCTTGAAGCGGCTCCTGGGGCCTCCGAACCTGCTGTGGCCGAGTTTGTCCGCCTCCAGCGATCCCTGTGGGAGGGGTATCCGAATCGCCGCAAGGTCGACAGCCTGGCGGCGGCAGACTGGCGCTTCTTTCGTCTGCGCCCGGCCAACTTCCCTACGCGCCGGCTCGCAGCCATGGCCGTGCTTATCGTACGGCACCGACTGGAGGGCTTTGTGGGGAGCTGGGCACGGTTGCTTGAGGCGACCTCCCATATGCCCGCCCGCTTGCCGCGCGAGCTCGAGAAGACCCTTGTGGTCCCTGCCTTTGGCTTCTGGGAACAGCGGGATTGCTTCCTGACCGGCAAACGTCTCCGCGAGGGCAGTGCCCCGCTGCTCCTGGGAAGGGACCGGGCGCGAGATATCGTAGTGAACGTGGTCCTTCCCCTGCTTTGCGCTTACGCGGAGGAATCGGGGGACGGTGCCCTGCGAGCTGTCGCGGAGCGTACGTACCGGACCTACCCCCGTCTCCCCGAGAACGAAATCCTGCGCGCGATGCGCGCTCGCCTCTGGGAAGAGCTGTGCGAAGCCCGCCAGGCTGTGCGCACCGCGGCGCAACAGCAGGGACTGATCCACCTGTACAAGTTTGGGTGCCGACTCGGGGACTGCTCCTTCTGCCAGGCTCTTATCTGA